CCCGCGTCATCAAACACGTCTGGCCGCGTCGCGCAGCGGGCTGCGAGACCTCGGCGACGACGCGTGTGCCGTTCTTATGACGGCAGACGGTGACAAGCCCGGACCGTGCCCCGTCCGTAGCTTGGCCGCTCAGCCTGTTCTCCACGGCGGCGGCCAGATCGTCCCGCTCGATCATCAGACTGAAATGCCGGCCCAGCAACTCAGAAGGTTCATAGCCGGTCATATCCCGGCAGGCCCTTGGCCCAGGGGCGCTTCCGCGAAGGATTCCGCCGTACCGACTCTGAGGGAGGCGGGGAAAGGATGGTGCTCGTGATTCCCTCCCTCGGTCTGGCCGGGGCCGTGATCGCTGCGGTGATCTGGCGGACCCGACATCAGAGCAAGGCAGGGACATTCCCGCCCGGCGCAGGGACGCACCGAATCGGTAAAGCGCCCAGGAATGTTAGGTCGCTGAGAACTTGACCGGGTCAAGGTCTGAAGCTGCCTGCGTGCGGAAAACGCGGTCCTCTGAGCAATCCGTGAGTTGAATTAGTCCTCGTCGTCCTCGTTCCTGGGCGTGAAGCCGGCACGGTCCACTTTGCGGTGGTTGCGCATTCCGGCAGTTCCTCCCAGTACCGCCTCGATCAGGGCTACCGCGGCCACAATGATGCCTGCGAAGATGCGGGTGGTGTCCAGGACCAGGCTGTGCCCCTTGGCGGGTGGCGCGGAGGTCATCCGGACCGTCGTCGGAAAAGAGCGATCCCCGGAATCCGCGGCAGGCGGTTTTCATGCCGTTCCGGTCTCGCCCGGGCCCTCTGCCATCACGGTTGACAGGCAGCTATTTTCCCGCTGCCGAGGCACAGGATCAGATCCGCGCGGGACTTTCGCCC
The window above is part of the Pseudarthrobacter sp. NS4 genome. Proteins encoded here:
- a CDS encoding PAS domain S-box protein, whose amino-acid sequence is MSLPCSDVGSARSPQRSRPRPDRGRESRAPSFPRLPQSRYGGILRGSAPGPRACRDMTGYEPSELLGRHFSLMIERDDLAAAVENRLSGQATDGARSGLVTVCRHKNGTRVVAEVSQPAARRGQTCLMTRGSGSRRQCRQHP